TTTTTTACTGTACAAATACTGCTGTTTACTGCATGGTGCATTGTATTTGTTCATGGAAATATTTAAGTTACATTTTTTCCAGGGCATGGAAATAAGAATTGTTTTAGTGGGAAAGACTAAATCTGTTTTGGGGGTAACTTTTTCTTAGATAATGGAACAGAAACATCCAGGACATCAAGAGACGCTTCGGCTGTATTTTTCATGTACTTAGAAATCATAACTGGAATATTTAAGCCAACAGACTTAGGATGCTGATTCTGCATGATATAAGCTAACAAAGCCCGGTCATTATTTATCAGTTTCAAAATACATCAATCTTGAAACAGTTCAAAAAAGTTTAGAGTATGTCATCATCACATATTGTATTGCCATTAAAGGGTGAAGCTTATCTAGAAACACAATGGATAGGGTATGATCAGGGCATCACAGGTGTTCAATGGAGAACATTTTACAATGGTATTAACACTTAGTGATAGTTGATGATGCTACGAAATTACAGATGTCAGACAATTGGCATTGAgcacaaaaaaataaaaacagtttcacgaaaaaaataaaataaaataaaataaaataaaaacttcACACTGAAGCAAAAACAATTCATGATTATGGAATAAACAAGTAAATTCAGTTAAGTAGCTTATGAAGCCACAATGCTAAAAGATCCATATGACAAAATGCCTTTGCATGTAAAGGCTAGCTAACTAGTGCTTGCAGTAAACACTATGAATCCATAAGGTCTCTGGTAGCCAAGCTTTCTATATCGATTAAGACACTGAACTTTCTGGTTGACGTTCATAATATTTTTACTGTATAAATTGTATCTGTTCATGGCTTATTTAAGTTACAATTTTTCCACCACACGAAATTAAGAATTTTTTTAGTGAGAATGGCCAAATCTATTTTACGAGTAACATTATTTTGATAATAATGAAACAGAAAGATCCAGCCTCCACATGGAGAGATGCTTTAGCCGTATTTTTCATATATTTAGGAAATCATTACTGGAGTATTTAAGCCAAGGCTTAGGACAACTGAAGGAAGGGGTAACTATCCCGCATTATATAAGCTAACAAAGGCCAAACATTATTTATTAGTTTCAAAATACATCAATCTGCAAACAATCCAACGAAAGTTTAGTGCATATCATCATCCCAGATTATATTGCCATGGACTACCAAAGATTATTTAGAAACACAATGAATATGGTATGATCAGGGCATCACAGGTGTCAACGGAGAACATTTTACAATGGTAACACTTCTGAATACTTGGTGATAATTGTAGTTATTGATGGTATGAAATTTCAGATGTCAGACCATTTCATTGagcataaaaaaaacaaattcacTGTGAAGAAGAAACAATTCATGATTAAGGAAAATAAACAAGTAAATTCAGTTAAGTAGCTTATGAGGCTACAATATTTGTACCTGACATCCTAGTGCCTCATCAAGAGAATCTGGGGTTACAAAGACGCAGTCGGCATAATTGGACTCGGCAGCATGACGGAGGTATGTCTTCTTGCCATCTAGCAGCAGCTGCCAATTGTGGCGCAGTGAAAAAAACTCCTGTGTGCTGAGCGGCTCACAATCTTGCCGGCCAATATAATGAGGGAGATTTTGTGGATCACTCGAGTACTTAGAAAGAACTTCAGGATCACTCATGAACAGAGAACCCCATCCATTTTCTGTTTTAAATTCGTCCGGCTTTTCATCATCGGAGTCCTTAGAATCCTAGTGAATTACAATCATCAGGCAATTAATATTTTTCCAGAGGGAAGCAGGGAGAACCCAATGACATAATCCCAGTAAATCCATCTATTTTGTTCTGGTCAAATGAGGGCCACATAATCTAAAAAAATACTTTCCAGCAGATATGCACATCACGGCATGCTTTTTGGCATCACGAGATGTCCATTTACACCAAGAACGCACAAAAAAAGAATCCAAATAATGTGCTCAACATAGAGCGAGTTTTCTTTTCAGGAAATGCCAAGGGAAAAAGGAAAACCAAGCCAGCCTGCAATTGGATCAAATCCCTGAAGCAAACCCAAATTACGAGACAGTCATCTAAACGAGATAAGCATTGCGCAAGAAACCCCCATTCGATGTTGCCGTGGCACACGATTCCGCGACAATTCAAGAACCGGCATTGCTTTTTTATCCCTCCCTCCATTCTTTTCTGTGTTCCCCCAAAATCAAGAACCCACCAATCAAATCGGGAACATGTTCGAACCAAAATTAGCCTACAACCAGCCCAATTGATGAATCCCTCTCCCTCTATCAGAACGCGAGAAAGAATCCCCAAGAAAATCAAGCGCAGCAACTCAAGAACCTGCCAACGCACCGAATAAGAGAGTTTCGGTGccgccccaccgccgccgccgccacctccgctGCTTAGCGCGCTGGGGTTGTACGTGAACGGTTTGGGTGGCGGCGGTGAACGAGGCAACGAAGAAGAGGGCTTCGGTTGCGGCGCGGGGGGCGGTGCTGCTGCTGCGCCGTCGCCGCCTCCGCCATCGCCGAAGTTGTACGTGAACGGTTCGGGCGGCGACGGTGAACGCGGCGGCGAAGAAGGGGGCTCCCGTCGCGGTGCGGAGGCCGGTGCTGCTGCGCCGTCGCCGCCTCCGCCACCTGCGCTGGTTCCCGCTCTGGGGTTGGACGTCAACTTGAACCGCACTGTCTTTTCTGGCGTTGCCTTTTCTGCCATTCCGCTAGTTTGTTTTTGCAGTTTCTCCCCTGGGTTTCTACGGAATATTGACACGGTACTTCTTGATGGGTAGCCCCCTAGTTTATTTATAGCCAGAGGGATGCAATGGGAATTTTACAAGTGGCGAGGTATTTTCTGGAACTTTTGCGGTTATCGTTTATGTGCTGCGTAGTAAAGAAATTGTTTGGTGCCAGTGACctacaaaattggatttttcattatttttcattttatgttttttcctatgatttactataatttttcaaagattaaacggaaataaataaaaagaaaaagacaaccaCCGTCGTcgtagcaaaaccaccgtccaaAACCACTTGGGAGGTTATTTGATCGGCTTTGGAAGTTTAGGGGGTAGAAATTCCGGTTTTATAGTTTTGGGCTGAAGTAGTCCACCCTGAATAGTTGGGGGTTACGTagacttttttcaaaaaaattataaGTTCCAGCAACATGTGGTCTATAGAGCCCGATAATGATTCTCCCGGGCGTCCATCCCATGACTCCCGTCCGGACATGGCTTGACCTACGTAGGACCGGCTCCCATCTCTCTCAAAAAAACCCACTCCGCTCATCCTCCAGCCCCCTTCCCTCAACGCGGCTTCTATTCCATCGGACGCGATGCACCTCTACCCGAGCAGCGCCCCATAGTTTttaaggcggtaaggcgaggtGCGGCGCTCCACCCCCTTCCAGACGCCTAGGCGAATTAGGCACGCGGCGAGGCGATGCCATGCACATACTGATGTTCATAATCAGAGCCTCAGAGGCACATATAACAATGACACAGATCAATAAATTAACCTCTCTTATGCAGCAAAGTTCAGACGTCAGAGACACAAACACTCAAGCATATATTAATTATTCACAGCAATTAGGCAACCACATCAGAAGAGCACACCTGTGAGCTATCCATTACAACTATCTAACTGTAACACATAAATAGGAGAAACGAACAGAGCAGAGAAAGCAAAGTAGAGCACAGGAAGGAGCAAAGCATGGGAACGAGGCGGAGGAAGAGcagaggaagaagggggagcaaGAGGAGAGCCGCAGAGCAGCCGAGGAAAGAGGAGGAAAGGACGTAACTGCCAATCGCGCGGTCGCAGAGCAAAGTCGCGGTTGGGGACGGGGCCGGAGTCGGTCGCGGGGCTGCTCGTGGGTCGCGGTGGACGGAGCAGGAGTCGGTCGTAGACAGGGCTGGAGTCGCGGACGGGACGGACTCGCGCTCGCGCAGGCGGGTCGCGGACGGGCCGAACTCGCACGGGGACAGTCGCCTGCGCCATGCCGGCGCCGGATTCCAGGTGCACCGccgccctcctctctcttcctctctccttcctttccctctccctctccctctctcaactAACGTGATGGGGATTGGGTTGGTGGTAGGTGTAGGCTTGCAGCTGCTTCTTTTCCCACGCGCGCGCATCGCTTCGCTCTTTTCCCACACGAGCGCGCGGCGTTGCTCTTTCCCGCGCGCTTTTCCGTCCAGCGGTGTCCGCCTCAGCGAAatcgacgcctaggcgacgccttcaGCCTCGAGGCGACGCCATACGCGATGAGGGCACGACGACCGCGATGTCCCGTTTAGAATCCCGCTCGGATGACTAGGCGACGCCTTAAAAACTATGGTGCCCCCGCCCCCGCACACGCCGCGCCTCTACCCAAGCCGTGCGTGCCCCTCCCGCCCAACCCACGCCCCTCCCATGTTGCGCCCCTAGCCGCACGCGCGCCCCGGCTGCGCCACGCTCCATCCCTTGCCACGCCTCCATTCACTATCGCGCCCCacttcatatggatgttgcaagtgttttatttgaatgttgtaaaagtatatcagggatgttgcatgtgttgcaaTGGAtacacatgtatgttgcaagtggttCAGCTATTCCAGACGGATGTTGCaactgttttatttggatgttgcaaagtagatctggatgttccATGTGTTACAATGGCTtcacatgtatgttgcaaatttatgttccaaatgtttcatttgttttcaaacgcatgttgcaagtgttttcttCTGAATGTTGCAAAACTAGTCTTGGAGGTTACAAAAGTACATCTGCTTTCCAAATTCCCGCGTGCACGTGCAAAACAGAGCGAGCGGAAACTGCGTGTGCACGTGGAAAGGACTGGGCGGGATGGTCCCACAGGGCCCCGCGCGCGTGCAACGGAGCGGGCAGGGCGGCACGTGAAACGGAGTGGGGCGGGGCGGATCTGCCGCGGAGCGGACGGGGCGGAGCAGGGAGCTACGTCCGAACGTCCGGGCACTAGGCGTTCCGATACAACAATGTACTGATATCTATGATGCATAATAAGTATTATCaaggaatatatttttatagtagcttgtttggagatacaaatattgataatGTTCTTTATAAACCATGTTAAGCTTAAAAAAAGCCTTGACTTAGTCTAACCTACAATTATATTTCGTTTTGGGACGGAGGTAGGCACCACAATTTGACCAAGCCCTCCCATGGCACATTAGGCCCTCATGCAAACTATTTatctagcaaaaaaaaaaaacatctcatCTCAAACTGAAGTGCTTAGTCTATAATTTGTCGTTAGGAGGAGCAAAATCCTTTGAAATGCTTCCAACATATATAAATGTTTTTGCCAAGAGATTTCACAAATATAGGTACATTGCTTCATTCGTTGGAGCCTCAGCTCCATTATGGTATCATGGAACATTTTTTTCACTCTTGAGAAGAATAATTTCATATATActatgttttgaaaaaaaaagaagaataacAGTTTCACTATTAGTTGAACACATTGTCATGGCCATGTTCAACGCTTTCATGATGATAAAGGGTACCGAGTCCTGACAAtaggttgctgatgccttaattATCTCAAGTTGATCATTCATTTGAATTCCATGGTGTCTCAATTTTGACAGCCCAAATGGCTACAAGTCCGCAGTTCTTATTCTAGTGATGCTTCAAACTAATGAACTACTTGCTGAACAAGAAGTAGCCTCAGCGAATGAACAATATTATCTAGATTCTGGTCTTATAAGGAACTAAAGTGTTATCAGTGCTGCATGATTCTTCAATAGGTGGACATTCTCGGATCTAGGCGACTTACAAAAGACTAGCCCTCAAATCGGATGTTTATGCACTGCTTGCCAGCAGGCCAAGCATGAACACTGCAAGTCTCCTGGGTTACTTCAGTCTTTATTTAGCAGTTCCTGATGGTGCTTGATGAAACctctccatggatttcatagatTCCTTTCCTAAAATGTGAATGATGCGATGCTCCTAGAGATTGTTGACAGATTCACCTCTTAACTCACCAGCATCCCTTCACGGCACTAATTGCTAAGGTATTCCTAAAGCATATCTCAAGCTACCTATTCTGCTTTACAATATTAAGTCTGATAGGAACAAGATTTCCACATGCTCTTGCTCACAAGAATTATTCAGATTATAGGCTAAACcagtgtgttttttttttctcctaaaGGATGGCAAAAGTTTTGCGGCTAATTTTATTAGAAGAGAAAATAAGAGTAATGGCCCAGCTTTTAAGGAAAAAACTAGGCCCAAAAACCTTACAAATAGAGGTGCAGTATCCAACATTAACTACCACAACTAGctcaagaaaagaaaagaaaaacacacTAAGCACAACTAAGCTCGCCTCCAACCAGCTAAACTCAACTTGCCTAGGAGAAACACACTAAACAAGGCTAGAAAAGAACCACAACAAAAACTTGTTAAGGGCTTTAGCATTGAGCACCACTTACTACAATAGAGAGGCCCACATGCCACATATCCATACTACCAAAGCTAGTGTCAATAAACAAACTGAAGTCTGAAAAAACGCCCATACGCCTTCCATCCCACCCACAGCTGGAGCATGAGAAAGGTTCAGATAGCTTGCTGGACTGATAGAACCTTGGACGATGTTGAATTGTTAGCATTCCTTCCCCACAGCACTTGATGATTTCCATATTTTTCCAAGTGAGAGAGCAATAAGATGTGTTCAGACCATCTGGCTTCCCTATTTTGCTTAGTGAGAGAGCAACAACAGGTGTTGTCCGTGCTCTAACAATGCTTGGATACGCTCAAAAAAACAATGCTTGGATGGCCTCCATTCTTACCTTGGTGAGCGGATGATCAAAGTGCTGGGCAAATTGTTCAAAGAGATACTTGAAGATTATGACTTAGGGGATACAGCTCCTAGTTTCTTAACAAGGAGTTCTTCTGCTACTTGGATTGCCCCTTTGCCAACTTTGCTTTTCGCTTTTTCAACAAGCCTATTGCTTTTGCACTGTGGAGGAGATTGTATTGCGGTATCTTGGGCTTCACATTTGGACTTGGTTGTTGTCTAATCAATGGGGGAGTCATTGGTCTAGTAATTGAAACCAAAAACTCCTCAATGCTCTATGCATCTTGTTTGGATCAAATAGAACCTAGCTGAATTTATCACATATCAAACTTCATTGGGCCGCACAACATGTAACGTGTTATATGTCTCTGATTCTAACTTTAGGACTATGCACTAGGGGCTCAGTACCCTCCTGTTTCTCttccaaaaaacaaaaaaaaactttaggaCTATGCCTCCACTGCTTTCCAATAGTTCTGATGCTAACACTCTGCTATAAGATGGGCAGCTAAATTTGGATCTCAAGAATGAACTTAGTTGAGTTCAGAACAAAATGAAGATACAAACTGATAAGCATCGTTCTCCAAATCAATTTCAGGTTGATTATGGTAAATCGTCAACCATGTGCGAAGCTCCCTTTAAAGTACTTTGGCCCATTTGGAGTACTAAAGTGCAAGGATTTTAACAGCATACCACTCAGCTCTACCAGAAAAATGCAAAATTCACCTTGTGTTTAATGTCTCGACTTAGTGCACACCAGTGCTCCCTCAGATCCCTGAGCTGACTGATCTGGGCAATGTCGCTCTTGCCAGAATACATCTTGGATAGGAGTTTGGTAAAGGACGGCAGTGCTTTGGCTGCTGCTCAAGTGCTTGTCAAATGCCAGATCCAAGAAGGATTACAACGTTGTCAAGCAGTGCTTTTGCCTGCCACACAAGCTAAAACATGCAGGCGCATAGCCATCAGGCATCTCTGTAGCATATCTGGcatacaaatgaatgcaaggcaCTGCATGGGTACATGCTGTGATTGTAATTCTTCCATGTTTGTGTGAGGGCCATATTGGTCAGTGTGAGGGAGACAGTAACTGATGAGAACCTAAACTAAGCGAAGAAACAAGAATTATGTTTATACATATCTGATCTTCTTCTATAAGTTACCTTCTTATTTGTCTATCCCTCCCTCTGCTGTCTCTGTTCTCTGCAGATCACTCAACTCCAGTGACCGGGAAGCTAGCACCAACATTACAGATTTACAGTGAACATAATGGACAAATTCTGTTGTTGGAATTAACTGCCGCTGTTCAGCAACTGACCAAAGACAGCCAAATTAAATGGCTGAAGTTTCCATTATTATGCATGTGTTTGAATGTCACGAAACCATTCATGCATCATGTCTAGTAGGGGGCGCTGTATGTCCATAACCTTCCACTTGAAGTAAATCTGTATTTCCAATTTAATCTCCGAGATGGCTTTAAATTTTCTACTCAACAACCCTATTTGTACCATGCAAGCTGCAGCAATACACAAGATCGATCGAGTCTCCATTCACATCCACATGAGTTTTCCCAGAAGAATCACTGCTCACATACTACATTTTCATTTGATTAAGTCTGCTGTCAATGCTAATCTTAGTTCTCCACAAGTGTCTTCAAAGATTTTTCACAAGAAAAATACAAACTCCATATCATTATCAATTTTAAATTCCTTCTAGAACGCATCCAACTTTTAGCAAGCATTACCAATCACTGGCCAAAGAAGAGCCTGCAGTAACTGGGACTCTCAAAAAATGCCTTCATGCTGCAAATTTCGGTATTATTGTTCCTTGAACATGGATGATCCAAACCACATCTTGCTGTATCAGAAAACAACTAGTCCTTCATATGCTCTTACCAAATAAGAATCTTCCATCCATGCTTCAGCAACAGGAAGAACATCCATAagaaaaaaaaacccaaaaaaactAACAGATTTATCCCATTGCTCCCAGTGTAAAGAGTTCTTCCCACTGGTATTAGTGCCCTTAAGTCTCCAGCAACACGAGAAACAATGCCTCAGATTTTATGCCAagtccaaatttatttcacaaaaatCCTTGCATCACCACATCCCAGCAAATGGAGTATTTTTTGTCTTGGGCAAAAGTGTAACCAGATACATTTTGGAAGCAGATGCACAATCAAACACCCATACTAGAGTACGTTATCAATAGGTTTCCATGTTATAACCCAAACAGTTTCGGTTAGAACTGTTCACCAGAGGCTGCCACATACTCGGAATTCACTTGCGATAAAGAATGTCGCATTGACCTGTCCTACTCAGTAAGGAGACTAAAGGCATGTGATCAGATGAAAGTAAGTTTCCAGACGGCATGGCTGAGTTGCTATCATCCCTTCCTtgctctggatgtttatcagttgCGCTTGAGAGACAGTAACTTGTGATTAAACTGAGAGGTCCTGATGTTGTGCTTACTCTTGATTCTGATTGAGGAAAGAAGTCAAAGCACTTTACTTGCGCAATCCCATTGTTCATGGTTCCGTCCACAAGTGCCAGGTGCATTGGGATGCCAAGTGCATTTGATAGAGCACTCATTTGTAGCATGTCGGCTTCAGCGTCAAAGGGACGCACTGATGCTATGCAAAACTGTTACCAAAGCCACAAATGCAGAATAGTGAGAGCTATTTGTAAATGGAAAAATAGTATTGGTCGGCTTGGTCCTTCCATatttaccaaaaaaaaaagttgCCCATATTTTATTTCTAGGGTTTGCATATTTCTGCCGAGAGAAGACTAACTTGGGAAAGTGAGGATATCGTTAACAAAATATAATTGTTAAAGCAGCATAAGAGGAAAATAATCTActacttaaaatgaatcaagcatAATTTCTGAAAATGACTGTATAGCAGCCAGAAACACTAACCAAAAGGGCTTGGGTTTGCTCGAATGCTGGCTCGTAGTCCACTTCATGTGTACGGATATGAACCTCTGTCAGCAATCTAAGCAAACAAAGAACTAACCAAAGAAAATGTTACATAGAGAACAAAAAAACAAACAACACATCCCAAAAAACAATGTATCCTCACTCCTGGATGACGTAATCTCCTGTAGGCTTCTCttgtaaagctcatcagcatttagcctagaaaggaaaaataaataaatgtttTGTAAACATAAATATTATTCAAAGAATTGGATCACTGGTGTAATGAGCTAAACGTACCCATTGGCAACTGAATTGACCAAGTTCTCAAACTCCTGAAAGAAAATAAAGACATTTGTGGTGATTAATATAATTACTTCAAAGTATAATATCAGGAAAAGATACTCTTAAGTGATGCATAATGACATGCCATTTTTTAAAAGTAACACATAAAACATAATCTTAATAGATAGTGAAAATGCAGGGGaaatggaaaaaaaaagaaatgcatACCAGATAGTAAAGTGCATTTTCACTGCTGTGTAGAAATATGATATAGTGTTCGAGAGAAAAGAAGAAGTATGCTATAGACCCAGATATATGTGATTATTCATGAGTTTTTAAGTTGGTTTCGTTCATGTACTCCATGTTATCTATGTGTCTGTGCACTCCGTCTTGTTATTATTTTAAAACAAAGTCAGTACAGAGGTAGCGGGCCTCATCTCTGTGGCAATAATAACTGAAGTTGGGAATGGATCTAATACACTTTTTTGGAAGGACAAATGGTTAGATGGCAAAAGGATTCAGGACATCGCACCTCTGGTTTTTGCACTGGTTCCTAAAAGAAGATCAAGTAGACGCACTGTGTTGGAAGCACTAACTGAGGAAAAATGGATAGAGGACATACAGGGTGAGATTGGTACAACTGCCTTGTTTCAGTATCTTGACCTTTGGGACATCCTGAATGGTGTGGAGCTCAATGAGAAAATTCCTGATAAGCACATCTGGAGGCTATCTACTTCGGGACAATATACAGCAAAGAGCGCCTATGATGCGCTTTTTCAGGGTGCAATCTTCTTTGAACCTTATGAGAGAATCTGGAAATCCTGGGCTCCCGCCAAATGCAAATTTTTCATGTGGCTGGTCGCTCATAATAGATGCTGGACAGCGGACAGATTGGCAAAgagggggctccctcatccagaTCAGTGCCTTCTGTGTGATCAAGAGGAGGAGGATATTCAACATCTTCTTGTGGGCTGTGTATTTTCAAGAGACTTTTGGTTCTCCCTCCTGTCGCGCTTTGGTTTTGCAACACTTGCTCCTCAACCTACTGACCAATCCTTTGATGATTGGTGGAGAAAAGTCGACAGTGCTGCTAGTGGAGATTATAGGTTGGCCGGTTGGGTCTGAATTCTCTAGTCATTTTGGGAGCCTGGAGCATCTGGCGGCATAGAAATGATTGTGTTTTTAATGGTGCAACCCCAAATGTTAAcatggctctggctctggctagGGAAGAGGCTCATTGGTGGAGCCTGGCAGGAGCCAAGGGAATTTCTCTGCTCTCTGCTGGAGGAACAGTCTAATGGACTGCTGTAGGGTCGTCTTTTGTCCTTCTTAACCGGTGATCCAGTGTCCATgtagtggtgtgtgtgtgtgtggggggggggggggggggggggggggggggggggggggatgttcGGGCCTATGTATGACTCTCTTTTCTTCCATTAATACAATGATATGCAGATCTCctacgtgttcgagaaaaaaatattttaaaacaaAGTTCCCACTTTTCCCATGTAGGGGATGAGAGCACAGGTTTCTATAAAATTATAAATTATGCCTTACTATTGCTTATTTAAAACGTTGTCTTAAAGTCCAGAGATATACACATTACATTTTTTTCTCGAATGTGCAGGATAGTTGTGTTTTATTGCATTAAGAAGAGAAATTTGAAGTAAAACACACCCTAACacatttatgattttttttttctcgagcaACACATTTATGAAGTTACATACACCCCACAGGAACAAGAGAACGACCAGGCATGTGTACCCACAGAACTAAGATGAAGCCAACTCTAGCTGCAGCAAACCCCTAGCTCCAACCATAAAACAGAGCAGAGCCACATTCCCAGCAGTACTTAAAACCCTTTGAACAAATATACATTACATAATATCTAGAATTCAAGGCATGGGGTACAATAACTATTTAGGCAACTAATAGATGTCCCACAGGATTATTTTGTGGATAACTGGCTGAACTGATCACTAGGAAAAAATTTAGGATAAAACAATCAGACAATACAAATTCATGCTTTTGTAAGTTGGGACAATACTTACAGAAACAACACTTGAGAAAAATGCTTCAGGATTTGAGAAGTACGCACTATCCCAATGTAAACGACAGAAATTCTCTCTGGACCTTGCCACACATTCCATTAAGCGAGTGACCTCAgcttgactaccttgcattttcCCAAGGTTTTCCTGTTTACAAGCCTAGCATGTTAAGATTTTGTGCAGAAGAAGAAAGCAACaacatcatcatgaacaagataACTGAGATAGTTACCAAGTAAGAGAAAAGGAAAGCTCTGTAAAAAGATGATCCA
The sequence above is drawn from the Miscanthus floridulus cultivar M001 chromosome 15, ASM1932011v1, whole genome shotgun sequence genome and encodes:
- the LOC136507051 gene encoding uncharacterized protein — encoded protein: MEVRVERLEAERQRMEKENRMRMDQMLQYMQNFASSMGQSLPPPPMLFPSCQPPTTTPVPLSDFVRAAAKNSIVQQKFKILSEHYVCIRQMRIDGSSFYRAFLFSYLENLGKMQGSQAEVTRLMECVARSRENFCRLHWDSAYFSNPEAFFSSVVSEFENLVNSVANGLNADELYKRSLQEITSSRILCLLRLLTEVHIRTHEVDYEPAFEQTQALLFCIASVRPFDAEADMLQMSALSNALGIPMHLALVDGTMNNGIAQVKCFDFFPQSESRVSTTSGPLSLITSYCLSSATDKHPEQGRDDSNSAMPSGNLLSSDHMPLVSLLSRTGQCDILYRK